The Solenopsis invicta isolate M01_SB chromosome 12, UNIL_Sinv_3.0, whole genome shotgun sequence genome window below encodes:
- the LOC120359073 gene encoding uncharacterized protein LOC120359073: MLQVSLRNSHLFKMLSNANPMGILRAVNRGDNYSKWHTRFVNLRKSIRPRENAITAIHPLESRLSDVFFVLPPRQQFTSALCQCASWIYTKGTLTKGTLTKGARELLTRWKNKKYITESTFKRVSCSDGILPRAYGLPKVHKPGVPLRIIISSIDSPLYGLATLLHEIISKNIPDAASKINNSFELDRNLKDKRLEPGHELISLDVVSLFTNIPIGLALESISHRWEFFRDTCSIPKQEFLTAIQLVLDSTYFSFGNNFYKQKFGTPMGSPLSPVIADLVMRDLESWALEKIGVHPPFYFRYVDDVVIAVPGNLIDLTLNTFNSFHPRMQFTLEIGGGGDKIDLLDITIIKNEGALIFDWYHKPTFTESYLNFLSGHPLSQKRGTIMGMVDRAFLLSDPKFHSKNIELIVNTLLTNNYPVEFIFETINSRLKSLINKKTINQIDENTDIDTNNRAPWFLLPYIPSISEKFKTITKKLNVKLSFLSLNKLSRFIKVQKDVLPKNRKKNVVYKIMCKNCDASYVGQTGRKLKTRITEHRNHIKWNTNSHSVITEHRLNFNHDFDWENIIILDNERFLGRRLTSEMLHIQSQNNSLP; encoded by the exons ATGCTACAAGTGTCCCTAAGAAATTCCCACCTGTTTAAGATGCTTTCTAACGCTAATCCTATGGGAATATTA AGGGCTGTGAATAGAGGAGATAATTATTCTAAGTGGCACACCAGGTTTGTGAACCTTCGGAAGTCCATACGCCCTCGGGAGAATGCCATTACTGCAATACACCCTCTTGAAAGTAGACTCAGTGatgtattttttgttcttccaccTCGTCAACAATTCACGAGCGCCCTTTGTCAGTGTGCTAGTTGGATCTACACAAAGGGCACATTGACAAAGGGCACATTGACAAAGGGCGCTCGTGAATTGTTGACGAggtggaagaacaaaaaatacatCACAGAGTCTACTTTCAAGAGGGTGTCTTGCAGTGATGGCATTCTCCCGAGGGCGTATGGACTTCCGAAGGTTCACAAACCTGGTGTGCCACTTAGAATAATTATCTCCTCTATTGACAGCCCTCTTTATGGTTTAGCCACGTTGTTACACGAGATTATCTCAAAAAACATTCCAGATGCGGcaagtaagataaataatagCTTTGAATTGGACCGCAACTTGAAGGACAAACGGTTAGAACCAGGTCACGAATTAATCTCTTTAGACGTTGTCTCGTTATTTACTAATATTCCCATAGGATTAGCGTTAGAAAGCATCTCACACAGGTGGGAATTTTTTAGGGACACTTGTAGCATCCCAAAACAGGAATTTTTAACGGCGATACAACTTGTTCTTGACTCGACTTATTTTAGTTTTggtaataatttctacaaacaaaaattcggGACCCCCATGGGATCTCCGTTGTCTCCGGTGATTGCGGACCTTGTTATGCGGGATCTGGAATCCTGGGCCTTAGAAAAAATTGGGGTGCATCCAcccttttattttagatatgttGATGATGTGGTGATAGCAGTTCCGGGAAATCTGATTGACCTTACGTTAAACACGTTTAATTCGTTTCACCCCAGAATGCAGTTTACATTGGAAATAGGGGGCGGGGGGGACAAGATAGATCTTTTGGACATCACCATTATTAAGAATGAGGGTGCTCTAATTTTTGATTGGTATCACAAGCCTACGTTCACGGAAAGctacttgaattttttatcgGGTCACCCCTTGTCTCAAAAAAGGGGAACAATTATGGGAATGGTTGACAGAGCGTTTTTACTATCTGACCCTAAATTCCACAGTAAGAACATTGAGCTTATTGTAAACACACTCCTAACCAATAATTATCctgtagaatttattttcgagaCAATAAACAGCCGCCTTAAATCGCTTATcaataaaaagacaattaatCAGATAGACgagaacacagatattgacaCAAACAATAGAGCGCCATGGTTTTTACTGCCATACATTCCTTCAATCTCCGAGAAATTTAAGACTATTACCAAGAaacttaatgtaaaattgtcCTTTCTCAGTCTTAATAAATTAAGCAGATTTATTAAAGTGCAGAAAGATGTTCTCCCAAAAAACCGtaagaaaaatgtagtttacAAGATTATGTGTAAGAATTGCGATGCTTCATACGTAGGACAAACGGGCcgaaaattgaaaacaagaatCACTGAACATCGTAACCATATTAAGTGGAATACAAACAGCCACTCCGTAATCACTGAACACAGATTAAATTTTAACCATGactttgattgggagaacataATAATCCTAGACAATGAGCGGTTTTTGGGTAGGCGACTTACAtcagaaatgttacatatacaATCACAGAATAATAGTTTGCCTTAA
- the LOC113003633 gene encoding uncharacterized protein LOC113003633: MTPLQNPRTEAEQLYNESHIRTRNIVERLFGIWKRRFPILALGSRFQKVEKVLPVIVATAVLHNIARRAGDQLPTDDPDFHLPAPWEHILENGNIPCRNDAQNNNALQHALINNYFQSLL; this comes from the exons ATGACTCCTTTACAAAATCCACGAACTGAAGCAGAACAGCTATATAATGAATCACACATACGAACACGTAATATTGTCGAGCGTCTTTTTGGAATATGGAAAAGAAGATTCCCTATATTAGCACTTGGATCTCGTTTtcaaaaagttgaaaaagtatTACCAGTTATTGTTGCAACTGCTGTGTTGCATAATATTGCTCGGCGTGCTGGAGATCAATTACCAACAGATGATCCTGATTTTCATTTGCCTGCTCCATGGGAACATATCTTAGAAAACGGAAATATACCTTGCAGAAATGatgcacaaaataataatgCTTTGCAGCATGCATTaatcaacaattattttcaaag tttgttGTAG
- the LOC120359252 gene encoding uncharacterized protein LOC120359252 translates to MSCKVKSAKKRISNFSNLEKLKLVEIIEREKNIIKNKKTDNISIKDKENCWIDVTREFNSNCISEHRDVNSLKNCWDNLKKKTRKHYAEIRSEIFKTGGGKANITADDPIAERVKTIIQPSVEGLQNRFDSDYIPGIDNSQCSNDEIILENEDFGPIEVCKFEYNFHILYFDI, encoded by the exons atgtCCTGTAAagtaaaatctgctaaaaaaagaatatccaatttttcaaatcttgaaaaattaaaacttgttgAAATAATAGAACgggaaaaaaacattattaaaaataaaaaaactgacaACATAAGTATTAAGGACAAAGAAAATTGTTGGATCGATGTTACCCGTGAATTTAACAGTAATTGCATCTCAGAACATCGGGAtgtaaattctttgaaaaattgttgGGATAATCTCAAGAAAAAGACTCGTAAACACTACGCAGAAATTCgaagtgaaatttttaaaacag GTGGTGGAAAAGCGAACATCACTGCAGATGATCCTATTGCAGAACGGGTTAAGACTATTATCCAGCCATCAGTTGAAGGTTTACAAAATAGGTTCGACAGCGATTATATTCCag GTATAGATAATTCCCAATGCAGTAACGATGAGATTATACTCGAAAATGAAGACTTTGGTCCAATTGAAGTATGTAAATTCGAATAtaactttcatattttatattttgacatttga
- the LOC113003590 gene encoding uncharacterized protein LOC113003590 translates to MGSPLSPILADLVMQDLECKALKLLSYHLSFYCRYVDDIILAAPAKSLSDILDTFNSLHERLQFTMEREIEGKISFLDVMLINVNNRIIFDQYSKPTFSGRYLNFFSHHPLCHKKGIIFGMVDKLLLLSHPQFHHSNTFFIKMTPAWMINV, encoded by the exons ATGGGATCACCGTTGTCTCCTATCTTGGCGGATTTGGTCATGCAGGATTTGGAGTGCAAGGCGTTAAAACTTCTTTCTTATCATCTATctttttactgcagatatgTAGACGACATTATATTAGCAGCCCCGGCTAAATCGCTATCGGACATCCTTGACACGTTTAATTCCTTGCATGAACGTTTACAATTTACCATGGAGAGAGAGATCGAGgggaaaatcagttttcttgatgttatgcttataaatgtgaataatagaattatttttgatcaatacagcaaaccaactttctcaggaagatacttaaattttttctcacaccatcccctgtgtcataaaaagggtattatttttggtatggttgacaaattactgttattatcaCATCCTCAATTCCACC actcaaacaccttttttataaagatgacacctgCGTGGATGATAAacgtgtga